The following are encoded together in the Salvelinus sp. IW2-2015 unplaced genomic scaffold, ASM291031v2 Un_scaffold16556, whole genome shotgun sequence genome:
- the LOC112080881 gene encoding sterile alpha motif domain-containing protein 9-like produces MAHNKGSSLSNARXRESFVGSQIRDSISLLDVLYANAFEEEDIDSAVAKETEVDFYRGAPPQWLNFYWAERATSADKTTPFIKRDGYTELIENIMKRSKGDLTSTMNLLHQPGSGGTTLAKQVLWDMRKKLRCAVLTGATSDITAIAKQVIHLFTAGDQGXQNTVLLLLEDERILENLQDAIMKETAEKNIKTNRPVVIILNCVRKAVIKQEDHNNSRHIILRTELSEAEKQQFEEKQIEISRSYINEHKQFHGFNIMQSNFSGDYVKETCAFLDVRKNRRSKNSQLLAFLSLVNAYVPGSHLLQSQCQAFLGPPDPIYGGPSFEQRMEPFTHLIVTFPARQGQDKHVCMAHSLIAQQCVKVLAMAGVTRSDTARNFLTEFCREEVQQFLVQDMLTKREIGEERKDTFSRLIQDIEGEETKSNVVSVLQLASEIFKQNPFLPQNLARFLYIERRAYFKAEKWAKIAKERDPNSSFVADTLGQVYKNHLKSKVRDPSISAQDILELAEKAFEAFKDEERAAENEQGADXQDDGMTKVTNIFNNRGLFSYLQVANIVFESLVSLDKNWQKVLTMEISADSFVSIGQKKLFKYKPLIISLRDEVERKCEFFDSYLTYSKHSIEKDEPHYFQTDVKNCYCKYVGTCTPIHSESAIDVPLQKLKEEMLRCLDKGYDKMHFWEEIKKDWEKKKDGGGENNASQNLILANIILSEVETASPMLTPLPILRSILERNLLANXGNQTPEFYFLVLLLFWPEEHKKMDFNMDLNKCVLEMQDSYKNTYKKHLRLRYLRPLIFLGRGEGLSRLVHRSKIDNLLVEESGEVWREPSVQDLLLPVNGVVRQRRVFARVDGKEIEVSAEEQSKVWKSGGVCFYLGFTIRGPVAYGIHYPSHSDRIKEEEPRKMLEVPDIKLIKDGAVRSCPTCANVMESTNWVQVEPAVFTEEGPMFSMSPPGRYECRVSGLRWVCKDHVNLKYQFSSWEPHRAMMKSLGYKQGGPLLDVTVISGELEEVHLPHFACFGBDPSFKEKVRVLHVEDCGVSVKQVDEVTRFHVKILHPTFSPKGVLVRSGFPVKAHCDLLLYQAKAAFLTLHAYLVPCDSSVEQAMKKKEQSYGDTEYQKARSSQVPSDEGLVQPHNVSFC; encoded by the exons ATGGCACACAACAAGGGGTCATCCCTGTCCAATGCCCGTCRTCGTGAAAGTTTTGTTGGAAGTCAAATCAGGGATTCCATTTCACTTCTGGATGTTTTGTACGCAAATGCATTTGAAGAAGAGGACATAGACTCCGCAGTAGCTAAGGAGACCGAGGTAGATTTTTACAGAGGAGCCCCACCTCAATGGCTTAACTTCTACTGGGCTGAAAGGGCAACGTCAGCTGATAAAACAACCCCCTTTATCAAAAGAGACGGATACACTGAGCTGATAGAAAATATTATGAAACGGAGTAAGGGCGACCTGACTTCTACCATGAATCTGCTGCATCAGCCAGGCAGYGGAGGAACCACTCTGGCCAAGCAGGTGCTCTGGGATATGCGTAAAAAGCTCAGATGTGCTGTTCTAACAGGTGCTACCTCAGATATCACCGCTATCGCCAAGCAGGTGATTCACCTTTTCACTGCAGGCGATCAAGGCCMGCAGAACACTGTGCTCTTACTGCTGGAAGATGAGCGTATTCTGGAGAATCTGCAGGATGCCATCATGAAAGAGACTGCAGAGAAAAACATTAAGACCAACAGGCCTGTGGTCATCATTTTAAACTGTGTGCGTAAGGCAGTTATCAAACAAGAGGACCATAACAACTCAAGACATATTATTCTCAGGACGGAACTTTCTGAAGCAGAgaaacaacagtttgaggagaaACAGATTGAGATCAGTCGAAGCTACATTAATGAACACAAACAGTTTCATGGCTTTAACATAATGCAATCCAATTTCAGTGGAGATTATGTTAAAGAAACATGTGCCTTTTTAGATGTCAGGAAAAATAGAAGATCTAAAAATTCCCAGCTTCTTGCATTCTTATCACTGGTGAATGCCTACGTCCCTGGCTCCCACCTTCTGCAGTCTCAATGTCAGGCATTCCTTGGTCCTCCAGATCCCATTTATGGAGGTCCTTCCTTTGAGCAGCGAATGGAGCCTTTCACTCATCTGATAGTGACATTCCCTGCTCGACAGGGACAAGACAAACATGTCTGCATGGCTCACTCACTGATTGCACAGCAGTGTGTTAAGGTACTGGCTATGGCAGGTGTGACCAGGAGTGATACAGCAAGGAACTTTCTGACTGAATTTTGTAGAGAAGAGGTACAACAATTTTTAGTTCAAGACATGTTAACGAAAAGGGAAATTGGAGAAGAGCGAAAAGACACGTTTTCCAGGTTGATTCAAGATATTGAAGGCGAAGAAACCAAAAGCAATGTTGTATCTGTTTTACAATTAGCTTCAGAGATATTCAAGCAAAACCCATTTCTTCCTCAAAATCTTGCTCGTTTTCTTTACATTGAGAGAAGGGCCTATTTTAAAGCGGAGAAGTGGGCAAAAATAGCAAAAGAAAGAGATCCTAACAGTTCATTTGTTGCTGATACACTGGGGCAAGTRTACAAGAACCATTTGAAGAGCAAGGTCCGTGATCCTTCCATCTCTGCACAAGACATCTTGGAACTGGCAGAAAAGGCCTTTGAGGCTTTCAAAGATGAGGAAAGGGCTGCTGAAAATGAGCAAGGAGCAGACWTGCAAGATGATGGTATGACCAAAGTCACAAACATCTTTAACAACAGAGGACTATTTAGTTATCTACAGGTTGCCAACATTGTTTTTGAATCACTTGTCTCGCTTGATAAAAACTGGCAAAAGGTCCTTACCATGGAAATATCCGCTGACTCCTTTGTATCAATCGGACAGAAAAAGCTCTTCAAGTACAAGCCACTCATCATCAGCCTCAGGGATGAGGTGGAGAGGAAATGTGAGTTTTTTGACAGTTACTTGACTTACTCCAAGCACAGCATAGAGAAAGATGAACCACATTACTTTCAGACTGATGTCAAGAACTGCTACTGCAAATATGTGGGGACATGCACACCTATACACTCAGAGTCTGCAATAGATGTACCCCTCCAGAAGCTCAAAGAGGAAATGCTTCGCTGTCTTGACAAGGGCTATGATAAAATGCACTTTTGGGAGGAAATAAAAAAGGATtgggaaaaaaagaaagatggTGGTGGTGAGAATAACGCTTCCCAAAACTTAATCCTTGCCAACATCATCTTAAGCGAAGTGGAAACAGCATCTCCAATGCTTACCCCTTTGCCAATCCTAAGAAGCATTCTGGAGAGAAATCTTTTGGCTAATYTYGGTAACCAAACCCCAGAGTTTTACTTCTTAGTCCTTTTGCTGTTTTGGCCCGAGGAGCATAAGAAAATGGATTTCAATATGGACCTCAACAAATGTGTTCTGGAGATGCAAGACTCCTACAAAAATACATACAAGAAGCATCTTCGCTTAAGGTACCTTCGCCCCCTTATTTTCCTGGGACGGGGTGAGGGTTTGAGCAGACTGGTTCATAGATCAAAAATAGACAACCTATTGGTAGAGGAGAGTGGTGAGGTGTGGAGAGAACCCAGTGTCCAGGACCTTCTTCTTCCAGTCAATGGAGTGGTTAGACAGCGCAGGGTGTTTGCGCGCGTTGATGGCAAGGAGATTGAAGTTTCTGCCGAAGAACAAAGCAAAGTTTGGAAGTCCGGAGGCGTCTGCTTCTACCTTGGCTTCACCATTAGAGGTCCTGTGGCCTACGGCATCCACTACCCATCCCATTCRGATAGGATTAAAGAGGAGGAGCCTCGTAAAATGTTGGAAGTACCGGACATCAAATTGATTAAAGACG GGGCTGTGAGAAGTTGCCCAACATGTGCCAATGTGATG GAATCTACCAAYTGGGTTCAGGTTGAACCTGCAGTCTTCACTGAAGAAGGCCCAATGTTCAG CATGTCTCCCCCTGGGCGCTACGAGTGCAGAGTATCAGGGCTCCGGTGGGTATGTAAAGACCATGTCAATCTGAAGTATCAATTCAGCTCGTGGGAACCTCACAGGGCAATGATGAAAAGCTTGGGGTACAAGCAAGGTGGCCCCCTATTGGATGTCACAGTCATTTCAGGAGAACTGGAAGAAGTGCATCTGCCACATTTTGCCTGTTTTG GCRATGATCCCTCCtttaaagagaaagtgagagttcTACATGTAGAAGACTGTGGTGTGTCCGTAAAACAAGTGGATGAAGTCACCCGCTTCCACGTCAAGATCCTCCATCCAACCTTCTCTCCAAAAGGAGTTCTCGTGAGATCTGGCTTTCCGGTGAAAGCCCACTGTGACTTGCTGCTCTACCAGGCCAAGGCAGCATTCCTCACGCTACATGCATATCTGGTGCCCTGTGATTCTTCTGTAGAACAG GCAATGAAGAAAAAGGAGCAGTCTTATGGTGACACGGAGTATCAGAAAGCCCGCAGCAGTCAAGTCCCTTCGGATGAAGGATTGGTTCAGCCTCACAACGTCTCCTTCTGCTGA